A window of Pectobacterium carotovorum genomic DNA:
TACCGGCTATCGGCTGGACGCACTGCGGGCGGGTGCGATGACCGGCTCCGGCGAATCCAATGCCGCGATGTTGATGCCCGGCAGCAGCTTTACCTTAACCGGACATCCCAACCCGACGCTGAATAGTGGCTGGCAACTGGTGGCCATCACCCACAGCGGGCAGCAGCCGCAGGCGCTGGAAGAAGAAAGCGGCGGTGAACCGACCACCTACAGCAACAGCTTCGAGGTGATTAGTGCCAAAAGCACCTGGCGTGCTGACCTGCCCTACAAACCGATGGTGGACGGCCCGCAAATCGCCACCGTGGTCGGCCCGGCGGGGGAAGAGATTTACTGCGACTCGTATGGTCGGGTGAAGCTGCAATTCCCGTGGGACCGCTACGGCTCCAGCGATGACCAGAGCTCCTGCTGGGTACGGGTCAGCCAGGGCTGGGCGGGCGGTCAGTATGGCCTGATAGCCATCCCGCGCATCGGCCATGAGGTCATCGTCAGTTTCCTCGAAGGTGACCCAGACCAGCCGATTGTCACTGGCAGAACCTTTCATGCCACCAACCCGTCACCGTATGAGCTGCCGTTACATAAAACGCGGATGACCATCAAGAGTAAAACGCACAAAGGTGGGGGATTTAACGAACTGCGTTTTGAAGATGCCGCAGACAACGAAGAAATTTTTATCCATGCACAAAAAGACCAGAATATTCAGGTCAATCATGATGAAACGCTCTCTGTCGGTAATGATCAGAAAATTGCCGTCGCGCGCGATCGCAAAACCAATATTGGTCAGGATGAAGCCAATACGGTTGGCCGCGACCGCAAAGAGCATATCCGCCAGGACGTCTTCGTCACCATTGATCGTAACGAGGTACGCAACATCGGTAATACGCTGAAGGAAGATATTACCGCCAGCCATCTCGTCACGATTGGTGAGCATGAAAAAGTGGTGATTGAAGGCATACAGTCCATTGAGGCCAGAAGTGGTCAGAGATTGCTGACGACTGAATATGTTCTGCAAGGCACAGACCGTATTTTAATTCGCGGCCCGGCAGGCAAGATCTTGCTTGATGGTAGTGGCATCACATTGAACGCACCGAATATTCAACTAAAAGGGAATGTCAGCATTACGTCTCCCTCTGGTGACCAGATACAGGCCATTGAAGCGGTGATCAATCAAGGAACACCACTGGTTGAAGAGTGTCCCCTTAAAGAGGGCAAAGAATGAGCTTCTATCAACAACTGGAGAAAGCCGGGCTACCGACTCGCAATAGCCGTACCCACCTCTATGTACTGACGGAAACCCGTGCCGAGCGAAACCTGCTGGCGCGGCTGGAGTTTCACGAGGTTGTCCATTATCCGTTATGGCATCTGGATGCACAGGCGGGACTTGAACAATATACCCCCTGGCTCTGTGTGCCAGAGCCTGACAGCGATTTTGATCTGTGGCTGGGCAAGGCGTTTGAGACGATGCCCATGATTGTGCTATTTGCCCGAATGTCACCGGATGAGGTGCGGCGACATCTGAGGCATTTCAGTAAGTTTGTGGAGGGAACCCGGCGGTTTATTTTGCGTCTGGGCACCCCGTCAGCTCTGCAACTTTATATTGCTTCCATTGCCCATACGTCTTCCGCTGTATCACGTTTTTTCGCCGATGGTGAGATTGAGGAGATGTATTTCCACGACCCGCAGGCATCACTGTCACGGCGCGTACAACCCCTGTTTGAGCAACAGCGCCATGAAGAAGCGGAGTGCGATGGCTGTCTGGTCTGGCTCGATCTTCCCATTGATCAGGAGGCCAGATGATGCTGAATGCTATCGATCTCGACAGCATGGCGCGTGTTGCCAGAAAGCAGTCGGATATCCGGTTGTCACGCTACTTGTGCGATACACTGGCTCCGCTGTTACCCCGTCTGCCCAGCACACCGCAATACATGCCTGCTTTTGTGGACGCCGCCGGTAAAGAAGCGATAGCGGCGGGATATAGCGATGGGCGTCAATACAACACACACGTTACCCTGAGCTTGCTGCTGGGTCTGGGATGGCAGAATGATATCCATCAAGCCACCCTCAATCCGATTTTGACGGCGGCGGGACTCCCTGAACCGACCCGGCTGAATCTGGTTGTTAACACCGCCATTACACTGAGACAGCAGACTGAACGTGTTATGCCGCAGGCGCATCAGATTTTTATCACGTTATTGTCGATCAATCCTGGCGCATTACAGGCAGAAAATATCTGGCGAGCCTTTGAGCAATCCGCACTGCTGTACGGTATCAATACGCCTCAGCGGATACAGGCCTTGTTTGAAACCTATGAAGCGGATGCGCTGCGCCAACTGGCGTTGCCTCCCGTCAAGCGCCGGAAGTATTCCGCTTATGAGCAGCTCGGCATACGCCAGATGACAGGACATATGCCCCTGCCCAGTGATGACTTACAGCACCTGCAACAGCATCAACTGATTTGTCTGGGCTGCCATGTTTTACTGGCTCTGAGCTTTGGACGCTTCTTTTACTGCAACCCGTTATTCAGCGGGTTGCATGACGGGTTGCATGACGGGTTGCGTCAGGACTTGGAGCCGCGCCAGCTCTGCCATTTCTTGCTGCAATTTTTACAACAGCATCAACGTATGCTCATGGAGGAGGCATCCAATGACAACTAACGCCCTCAGTGCCAGTTTTGAACAACTCTCTCAGGATGCAATGGATGGCAATGTACCCAGCCCGGCATCGATTTGCACCGACTGTGCCGGACTCGGCGTACCGTTCTCGATCAATGGCAGCGACGGGCCACGGGACGCGGATCAATGGCTGGGTATCCCCTCTTATGATGATGCGGCGACGCCAGACTGGTTCATGCAAAATCCTTGGATCACCGATCGTGTCGAAAACTTCCGTAATACCTATCTGCCACGAGTTCTTTACCAACTGGGAGAGCGGTATGGTGATGCTTATCTCGCCGAGCTCCATGCGTTTCAGTCCGCACAGGGGCTTGAGTTCCATTGTCTGGAAGACGACATGGAAACGGAAACCCACGTTACGCCCGCCTTTCTAATAGAAGTGACCCGGGGAGACATAACCGAGCGCCCCACGATCTCTTGTAACCAGACAAACTGTGTCTTTCTGGGGAGCCGTATCTACTTCTGGACATTTACGTCTGCCCGTTATCGAGAAGACCCACTGATGGGCGCGGATGGACAACGCCTTGCCCTGACGCAGTTCGAGTGGACGGTTTCCGGCCTGTTCGACCCGGCACAGGCCGCACAGGCGTTGGCTCAGCACTATCAGCAGGCCAAAACGTTGAACCAACTCTGGACGCGCGTATTAGCCGTCGCACAGATAGGACTTGGCGTCTTGTCGATTATTCCTGTCGTGGGTGTAGCCAGAGGGCTTTTCGGCCTCTACAAAGGGGTACGGTATACCTTTGCGGCTATTGACGCGGCACTTGCCGCCAACGCCATTGCCAACGGCAGTACGACACTGATCACGGGTGAAGGAATAGACCATGGCGAAGCCCTTTTTGAAAGCCTGGGCAAGGCGGTCGATCCGAAAGACGGTAAAGAGCGTGGCCGTCAGGTCTTCATGTTCATCAATCTGGCGATGCTTTCCCCTGCGGCACTGGGCGCGACTCGCTGGGTGCTGCGCAAGGTACGGGGGGATGTCCCCGTCAGTGCCCGTTTCGACACCGATGCCATCAGTGAAGAAGAGCGCCGTCGACTCGGGGGACACACGAGCGGCGAGCCGCTGGCGATTGAACTGCGTGGTCGCAGACCGGCAGGACGCCATGACGAAACCGGCGACATCGAATGGCGAAACAGGCCATCATTAGATACCAATCGCAGCCAGGTTGCCCTGACCACGGCCACGGGTAAGGCGAATTATTGTGTGATGAGCAATACACTGCGCAGCAATCTGACGTCGTTGATTATCCAGCGTGGTGGTAGCCTGAAAGTAATAGGCCGTGTCTGTAAAGTGGTCGGTGATGCGGGTGAAGAGGCATTTGCCGCCGCTATGGTGGAAAAAATGGGCTTCAACGCTGAGCGCATCCTCGGCTACAGTAATAAAGTCGGAGTACCCAACCGTTTCGGGCTGACGAACAAGAGTGGCCACGGCCTGGATATGCTGGTCTGGGTGCCGCCGCCACCGTCTCTGACCGTGCGGGCACCAACAACCAACACCATGCGCCACAGCCTAGATGGAGCAAAGGGTACGCCTGCACCAACCCAGACGCTAACCTTCAAGGAAGACACGTTACTGGTGATTGAAACCAAAGCGACGTTGGGTTTGACTAAGACACCAGGATTTAATAAGACACAGGGAACAGGGGCAGGTAAGATTACTGATATTATGGGGAAAATAAAGAGAGGTCGTAATGGATGGACTACGGAGAAAATGAGCGAAGTTGATCCTGACTTTCTAAAAAAGATAGATGCTATCCGTGATGCCTCTAAAGATAACAAACTTGCTTATATTCATGCACAAATTTTTTTTGATTCAAAGGGTGCGCTCAGCAAATTGGCTGGCAATGGAACAGGTATTCAATTAAATACGTGGTAATAAGGACAGAACATGGCGAAAGTTAAAAGTCGATTAGATAGAGTTTTGCCCCAAGTGCCAAGCTGGGCTAGTGATGCGTGGCCTATAAGCGGAACCCGCTTACAGAAGTACGTTTCTGGGGATGGAGGTGTGGGTCATGCATGCACAGATATGTTTGATTACGGGATGCAGGCAATTAGATTCAGTTTACTTGCAGCATATGAACACAACTCAAGAGATGCTATTAAGCAAATGACTTTTGGATTCGTGCGGAATTTGTTTTCAGAAATCGTCGATCTAAGAATATTAACATCTCCCGAACAACTGTTCGTCGGTACGTTGGATGATTGTACACATACAATGTTGGGAGTATTGGCGCTTGGAAAATCAGAACTGGTTTCCCCTTATTATCAGACAGTATTCGATTGTATTGAGAAAGGCTATGGTTTAGGTAATGGTCATAATCCTCCCGTTGGAACTACGCTGCGTTATGCAGCCTTCGGTCTGACTATTATCGGCGACTGGTTAGGAAAACCTCTGGACTTGGACAAGCACGCTTTGCCACGCGACCCCGCTTGGGGCCAGTTGGTAGCACATTGGCGTGAACCCGACCCTGAAAAGTTCTTGCCTGTGCTACTCGGTGCCTGTGATACGCACGTCGAGCGAATCGCCGTGACCGAGAGAGAAGCCAACCAGCAAGCTAAACAATTCGAGTTCAACTCCGTATTCCTCGCAGTCCACCCCACAGAGATCCTGGCCGTATTGCGTCTGCGTGAAATCATAGGGTTGACGAACCCAGCCCACATTGACCATCCACTGATGCAGACACCTTATGCCGCGATTACCTGCCAGCCCGGGGAAGTGACAGAGCGCGATGAACTGCTTGACCGCTTTCTTGAAGTGGTACGTCAACGTGATCCTCAAGTGCTGCCGCCAGGCCTATGAAAGAGCAAACCGCTGCCATGCAAATCCCAACGTGGGAACAATTTTCTTCTGTATTCGCCGCCTCCAGTGACAAGCTGGTACAGGCTGAGCGAGAGGCATTGCTCCAGCAATACAGTGAATTCGATGACGATCAGGCGACATCATCGGTAGACAACTACTTGAATGCTTTGATCGCAATCTATGGCTACTTTCTGGATTATAAAGAAGGCACGTTCAGTATTGTCGAGTGGCTGGAAGAAAAGCTGGGGGATACCTTCACCGCCGAATTTGATTACGACGACGATACGGTGAAAGCCCACTTTGGCGACAGGGTGATTGTGCTATCTCATCACTCGATGGGAATGGATGGGTTCGAGCAGGATTTGGCGAAGCTCGAACAACTGATGAAAGGTCGATACCTCTTCCTCTACCGACATCCAGAAGAAGGTGGTGTCAATGACACTGTAGAGTTGCTGCTGGTGCCCACAGAGCATTGGCAACGGGCGGTACAGCGTTATGGGCAGGCGCAGGTGTCAGCCTATTTCAGGCGCTGTGCCAATAAAGAGAGTAAGCGGGATGTTCGTTACCACTTCAAGACCAGAATATTTTTGTGGTTGGTGCTACCCGTGATAGTCGTTTTCTCTCTCTACGTGGCATGGGAAACGCTCAAAGGCGATACGCCACCACCGCCGCAGCCGAAGGGATGTGAGAATGTAGACAGGGCTTACAGTGATCAGTCAGAACAGGTAGCCGCTATCATGAGATACGACATGCGCAAGAAACTCGGTTGCGATAGTAGATAAAATTGACGGTGCTGTGTAACGAAGGAGAAAGTCTATGTCAGGACGTGGTGCCATTCGCCTGGGGGATGCCCATTCAGGTGGAGGAAAAATGATTGAAGCCAGTGGCTTTCCTGTGAATGGCGTTCCGCAGTGTCTGCTTGGCGATAACGCGGTATGTCCCACCCACAAGGGAACGTTTCCGCTGGTTTCAGGCGGTGATGGTTCAGCGGTTCATAATGGACGCCCCATGATATTTGAGCCAGGTAAACTGGCCTGTGGCTGTAGCGTGTCATCATCATGTGCAGGGAATTACAATCGTAAATAGTGATTTTACCCAGCAATAGTGGACATGCAACTCAGTGAGTAAACTCATTAACAGAGGGGACTCACATGATAAAGTCAGTATCAATCAGCAAGAAATTGTGTAAACAACATACTCCCTGGTTTCGTCAGATTGGCGGAGAAACGGTGAATAGTGGGTGATGTTTTATCGAGTTCTGAACCAAGCAAGTTTGGTAAGTATTTGATCCCACTGTGACACGACGGCCTACCCGTAGCTTCCAGATAGACCGTCGTGTGGCTAAATAGCTTAACGCGCCGCTTCGTAAATCTTCTGACTTTCTTCCAGCGTGATGTCGCGATGCTCGCCCAGAGCCGTCAGGCCGTGCTCGCTGAGTTTGGCGACCAGTGTTGGAATGGCGCTGCCATCCAACTGATAGTCAGACATGCGGGTCGGCACGCCCATTTTCTCGAAGAAGTCACGCGTGGCGGCAATCGCACCGTCGATGCGCTGATCTTCGCTACCGTCACGCAGGTTCCAGACGCGCTCGGCGTATTGCAGCAGTTTGTCGCGTTTCTGGGCTTTTCTTGCCGCCAGCATGGCAGGCAACACAATGGCCAGCGTCTGAGCATGGTCGAGGCCGTGCAGTGCCGTTAATTCGTGTCCTAACATATGGGTTGACCAGTCTTGCGGTACGCCTGCACCAATCAGGCCGTTCAACGCCATGGTGGCGCTCCACATTACATTGGCTCTGACCTTGTAGTTCTCCGATTCAGCCAGCGCGCGCGGGCCTTCTTCAACCAGCGTCAGCAGTAAACCTTCCGCAAAACGATCCTGTACTTTGGCATCGACGGAATAGGTCAGGTACTGTTCAACTGTGTGAACGAAGGCATCGACTACGCCGTTGGCAATCTGACGAGCGGGCAGGGTGTACGTCACGACTGGGTCGAGCACCGCGAAAAGCGGCTGCGTGTGGCGTGAGCGGAAAGCGAGCTTATCGTTGGTCGATTTACGGGTGATGACTGCGCCGTTGTTGGATTCAGAACCGGTCGCAGGCAGGGTGAGCACGGCCGCCAGCGCGACGCCGCGATCGATTTCCGCTCCACCGGTTTGCAGGATATGCCACGGGTCTTGCGCCGCTTGATAGTCTGCGGCGGCAGCGATAAATTTCGTGCCATCAACCACAGAGCCACCGCCAACCGCCAGCAGGAAGTCAATCTTCTCCGCCCGGACGACCTCGACGGCTTTCATCAGCGTTTCATAAGTCGGGTTCGGTTCAATGCCGGAAAATTCGCGCACGTTGCGGCCTTCTAATGCGCGATAGACCTGATCCAGTACGCCATTGTGTTTTACACTGCCGCCGCCGTAAGTGATGAGGATACGGGCATTGGCAGGAATTTCTTTGCCTAATTCAGCAATTTGGCCTTCGCCAAACAAAATCTTGGTAGGGGTATGGAGTGTGAAATTTAGCATAGGTTATTTGTCCAGTTTAAAGCCCTGTTGGAGGATTGCGGGTAAGACTTTCGGGAAATAAATGTGCTGATAGTAGCTGGCGGTATTATCACCCCAGTTGTCGCCATCTACGCGACCGGTTTGCTGCCAGTGTGCCACCAGCGTTTGGTTATATTGCTCAATCGCCGCAGGCAGAGCGTCCTGATGATAGGTTTCATCGTGGCGGAATGAGTTCAGCGGCAGGCGTGGTTTTTGATGCGCCGGGGTGTCTACGTAGCCGATCGCGACGCCTGCGACGGGGAACGTCAGTTCAGGAAGTTCCAGAAAATCGATCATTGCCTGTGGGTCGCGACGAATACCGCCAATCGGGACGATGCCCAGCCCAAACGAGCGTGCGGCGGCCATCAGCGTGCCGAGCGCGATGCCGACATCCGTTGTGCCGGAAATCAGGCTTTCGAGGCTTTCATGCGCGTGCTGCTGCTTGTCGCTCATGGCAATCCCGACCTGCGTTTTATACATATCCAGCACCACGGTAATGAAGACGGGTGCCTGGGCAATCCACGGCTGGCCGCCAGCCAATTCGGCAATGCGTGCTTTGCGTTCCGGGTCGCGGGTGACGATGAGCGAGACCTGCTGAGAGTTTACGGACGTCGGTGCCAGATGGGCGGACTGAATAATGGCATCCAGCACGTCATCGGGAATCGCTTTATCAAGATAGCTACGTTCACTGCGGTGTGAGGTGAACAGCTCAATCGTTTTATTCATGTCTTTTCCCGTGGGGTGAGGGGATGGCGGTATGCTCAGTATTGTCATCAACCTACGTAAGGCGTTCAATGCACATTTCTGTTTGGTTATTGCCTATTTCTCCAAAATATAGGAGAAAAGGGTGATAATAATTCGCAGGTATGTCATTTTGTTTCTTCTGTCAGGAGAGAGGCTTCGGGCAGGAAAAGTGCACCCGTAGCGAGAGAACACGATTTTGACGCAGACCCCATATATGTTGACGGAACACCAAGGTATGTCGACAGAAAGCCAATGTGAGCGGCTTGTTCAGAAACAGGCAGAGCTGCAACAGATTGAGTTACAACAGATTGAGCCGCAACAGACGGTGCGGCAGCGCATCGTGCAGCAGGCAATACGCTGTTCAGCTAAAAGCTGGGCCACGCCGTCGCTCGTCCCGCAGGTCAGGATTCTTTATACGGAACAGCACCATCCGCGTGTGCCGGTGATGTATGAACCGACGATTGTCATCATTTTTCAGGGTCAAAAGATTGGCTATCTGGGCGGAAAAACCTTCCAGTATGACCCGGAAAATTACCTGTTGATGACCGTGCCGCTGCCGTTCGAATGTGAAACGATAGCCAGCGCTGAACACCCGCTGGTGGGGATGGCGATCCGTATCGATATCCAGATGCTTCAGGATTTGCTGATCGACATCGGTGACGACGACAGCGCGATCCGCCCCTGTTCCTGCACGTGTGGGGTGAACAGCGCGCCGCTGACCGATGAGATTCTGTGTGCCGTTGAACGGCTGCTGGATGCGATGAATAACCCGCGTGATGCCCGTGTGCTGGGCCCGGCGATTGTGCGCGAGATTATCTATCATATGCTCTGCGGCGAACGCGGTGCGGCGTTACAGGCGTTGGTGAATCGACACACGCACTTCAGCCAGATAGCCAAGTCTCTGCGACGTATTGAAAACCACTATGCCGATAGCCTGAATGTGGAACAGCTGGCGTCTGAAGTGAACATGAGCGTCTCGGCGTTTCATCATAACTTTAAGGCCGTCACCAACACATCGCCGTTGCAGTACCTGAAATCCTACCGCTTGCATAAAGCGCGCGTGCTGATGATCAACGAGGGGCTGAGAGCGGGCGTTGCGGCGGCTCGCGTCGGATATGAGAGCGTGTCGCAGTTTAGCCGGGAATTTAAGCGCTATTTCGGTGCGACGCCGAGCGATGAAGTCACGAGAATAAAGGCCAGCAATATGGCGGTTGAGGAAAGCTGAAGACGTTAAGAAAGCGTGCGATTGCCTTATTAGGCGACCGCGCGTTTTTTGCGCCACACCACGACAGCCATACCGATCAGGCCGCTCACCAGCAAAATAATCGGTAGCAGGATCAGCGCGGTCATCACCTGATCTTCATAGCGTTTGACCAGCGGAATGTGGCTGAGCGCATAGCCGAGCGTGACAATCCCCCCGACCCACAGCAGCCCACTGAGCCAGTTGAAAATCTGAAAGCGCGTATTGTTTAACCCCGAAATCCCCGCCATCGTTGGCAACAGCGTGCGGATAAACGCTAAAAAGCGGCCAACCAGCAGCGCCGCCAGACCATGCTGGTGGAACAGGTGATGGGCTCGCTGGTGGTAATGGGCGGGAAGCTGTAACAGCCAGCCTTTTACCAACCGGGTATCACTTAGCCAGCGCCCCTGAAGGTAGCTGAGCCAACAGCCGAGGCTGGCGGCGATGGTGAGGAGAATCATCGTAGGGAAAAAGCTCATCACGCCTTTGGCAATCATGGCACCAGTGAGCAACAGCAGGCTATCGCCGGGCAGAAAAGAAGCAGGCAGCAGGCCGTTTTCCAGAAACAGCGTTGTGAATAAAATGCCGTAAATCACCCAGATGACGTGGGGATCGGCCAGAGCACTAAAATCCTGCTGCCAGAGCGCCTGAATAATGTCGTGAACCACACTCATATTACTTCCCGCCAGTGACGATATTCACTATCTCTCAGGCTGCGGCAATGAAACGCTGGGTTACCTGAAATCTACTGCCTATCAAGCCTTAAAACTATCAAGCCCTAAAATCGGTATGGGGCAAAACGCCTTGCTGCGTGATGAGAATGCGGCAGGGCTTAATGCTTAATTTTGGTTAAGGTAACGCAGTTTTTGGTAAGCGTTGACTCATGAGCATCATAACGCATTACCCACCGTGCCGCAGGGGAAATCAAGATGCGGCGGCTTTATGGCCGTCACACTTTCTCTATTTTGTTTCCTGCTGGTCGTTTGGCTACGTTGAGTCTGCTGACGACGTGCTAGGCTCTCAGTCTGCTGAAGCCCGCGGCCAGATCGTCGATCAGATCGTCACTGTCTTCAAGTCCAATATGTAACCGAATAAGTGTGCCGGTAAAATCCACGCCGCTCACAGGACGAATGGCCACCAGTTCTTCCGGTTGATTCGCCAGAATCAGTGACTCGAAGCCACCCCACGAATACGCCATACTAAAGTGTTCAAAATGGTCCAGATAGTGCGCCAACGCTTCTTTGCTCAATTTCTCTTTCAACACAAAAGAGAACAAGCCGTTGCAGCCCTTAAAGTCGCGTACGTAGAATTCATGCCCTTTGCACTCTGGTAAGGCCGGGTGGTTAACCACCGCGACTTCGGGTTGCTCCGCTAGCCATTTTGCAATGCGGATGCTGCTTTCCTGATGCTGCTTGAGTCTAACGCCCAATGTGCGCAGGCCACGGCTGGCGACATAGGCGGTATCGGCATCAACCATTTGGCCCATCAGGTAAGAGTGTTCACGCAACTGTGCCCAGCAGCGCTCGTTAGCGACTGCGGTGCCTAGCATGGCATCAGAATGGCCGACGATATATTTCGTACCGGCCTGAATAGAGATATCAATATCGAAGTCGAGCGCCTTGAATAAAATGCCTGCCGCCCAGGTATTATCAATCATGATGACGATCTCGGGATTGATACGGCGTACGGCTTGGACGATGGCTGGCACATCGTGTACTTCCATCGTGATGGAGCCCGGTGATTCGAGAAAGACGACTTTGGTGTTGGGTTGGATCAGTTCGGCAATATCCGCACCGATGAGCGGATTAAAATAGGTGGTGCTGACATTCAGCTTGTGGAGCACTTTCGTGCAGAAATCCTGTGTGGGCTCATAGGCTGATTCTGTCACCAGGATGTGATCGCCTGCCGCGACGAAAGAGAGGATCGCGTTAGAAACGGCGGCTGCGCCGCAGGGGTATAAGGCACAGCCTGCGCCGCCCTCCAGCTCCACCATGGCTTCCTGAAACGAGAAATGGGTCAGCGTGCCACGGCGACCATAGAACAGCGCACCCTTGGCGCGGTTAATGGTGGCGTGCTTTTTGTCCTGCACGGTATCAAATACCAGAGAGGAAGCGCGCTGAATTACGGGGTTGACGGAGCCGTGGGTGAACTTCTTGCTGCGTCCTGCGGCGACTAAGGCGGTTGCCGTTTTTTTGCTTGTCATAACCACTATTACCTTTTCTATTCAATCCTGCCGGATGACTCACTACGTCGACTATTCCCGACCGTGAACGGTGGGGAATTGCGGGGGCATGATTGGATTTATAAGCGTTCGATTGATGAGGTCTACGTTATCACGGCTGGAGCGGCGTGTGGGCTTGAGTAGGGTAAGATTAGAGGTAGGTGAAAATATTTCAGGTAGGGAAATGCAAGGAAAGCGCCATGTCTTCTGTATTGCAGTTAATCAACATGGCGCAATGTAGTGTGTTAACCCGTATGCACGCCAAAGAATTTGGGCAGCCAGAGCGAGATGGCCGGAATATAGGTGACCAGCATCAGCACAAAGAAAAGTCCACAGTAGAAGGGCAGCATCGCTTTAACGACCTGTTCTATCTTCTGCTTACTCACCGCACTGGCGACAAAAAGTACCGATCCTACTGGTGGTGTGATCAGGCCGATCCCGAGGTTCACCAGCATGATCATACCGAAATGCACCGGATCGATGCCGAGCGAGTGGGCGACAGGCAGCAGAACGGGCGTCAGGATCAAGATCAGCGGCGCCATGTCCATCAGCGTACCGACCAGCAGCAGCATGATGTTAATCCACATCAGGATGACGTACTTGTTATCCGAAATGGAGGTGAAAAATTCGGTAATGCGGCTCGGCAGCTGCATGTAGGTCATGATGGCACCGAACGCGGCGGCGAAGCCGATCAAGATCATCACGATCGTGACAGTTTTTACCGTGCGGTACATCAGCTTGGGCAGCTCTGACCATTTATAGTCTTTGTAGATAAACATGGTCACGAAGAAGGACCATAGGCAGGCGATGGCCGCAGATTCGGTTGCGGTAAAAATCCCAGACAGGATCCCGCCCATGATGATGACCACCGTCATCAATCCCCACAGGGTATCGACAAAGATTTTCAGTGCCTGACGGAAC
This region includes:
- a CDS encoding TRAP transporter large permease; translated protein: MDAFILIATLAVLLAVGVPVAYAVGLSAIVGAFWIDLPLEAVMIQITNGVNKFSLLAIPFFILAGAIMAEGGIARRLVSFAYIFVGFIRGGLSLVNIVASTFFGAISGSSVADTASIGSVMIPEMEKKGYPRDFSAAVTASGSVQAILTPPSHNSVIYSLATGGTVSIASLFIAGILPGLLLSLTLMVMCVGFAHRRGYPKGERVPFRQALKIFVDTLWGLMTVVIIMGGILSGIFTATESAAIACLWSFFVTMFIYKDYKWSELPKLMYRTVKTVTIVMILIGFAAAFGAIMTYMQLPSRITEFFTSISDNKYVILMWINIMLLLVGTLMDMAPLILILTPVLLPVAHSLGIDPVHFGMIMLVNLGIGLITPPVGSVLFVASAVSKQKIEQVVKAMLPFYCGLFFVLMLVTYIPAISLWLPKFFGVHTG
- the metC gene encoding cystathionine beta-lyase; translated protein: MTSKKTATALVAAGRSKKFTHGSVNPVIQRASSLVFDTVQDKKHATINRAKGALFYGRRGTLTHFSFQEAMVELEGGAGCALYPCGAAAVSNAILSFVAAGDHILVTESAYEPTQDFCTKVLHKLNVSTTYFNPLIGADIAELIQPNTKVVFLESPGSITMEVHDVPAIVQAVRRINPEIVIMIDNTWAAGILFKALDFDIDISIQAGTKYIVGHSDAMLGTAVANERCWAQLREHSYLMGQMVDADTAYVASRGLRTLGVRLKQHQESSIRIAKWLAEQPEVAVVNHPALPECKGHEFYVRDFKGCNGLFSFVLKEKLSKEALAHYLDHFEHFSMAYSWGGFESLILANQPEELVAIRPVSGVDFTGTLIRLHIGLEDSDDLIDDLAAGFSRLRA